In Phyllopteryx taeniolatus isolate TA_2022b chromosome 6, UOR_Ptae_1.2, whole genome shotgun sequence, one genomic interval encodes:
- the si:ch211-261d7.3 gene encoding myb-related transcription factor, partner of profilin has translation MTEYCEDGGLLYEQSPPMHIKVESPEGHSAGGASDNGFPRDDDDSEGSCDQSSGPRGGLPFNVVVVHPKLMAPGMSSDDLLSMEQNGAMSAALAANGAGKRKSRFSGAELEVLVSEVTRCEGELFGPAGRLRRRERERIWAGILERVNAVSRVPRTLREVKKRWDDLKRRNGGRLADARHRSWSLPPGRSSTLGQSSQSSPRLQHGRQKQSSRPKPTFTCFPESDTGFGGEGSEKDALDKDDENPEHERDIGDPDCEDEENSMEDKLGLGLGLGIGAPPTSERWLPPSPLYSAPFLNGSPEPSSPQPSLGAQQGPLEAPPRGSWLEDELRGVGEAAIQLGNRVDKSLREFADCFRQDMRTLVASQEALALSLQQNNVLLQRLLAVLEAQQQQQRVPQTNHSQTSQQQQHIEQHLQQQIEDPQHTVQEQHKLHQLQLTQHSNCPSAGATLPSSSPPDLQTTFPSHPPAGVNGCAQKPRRGRALDHRRRRRR, from the exons ATGACGGAGTACTGCGAGGACGGGGGGCTGCTGTATGAGCAATCACCTCCCATGCACATCAAAGTGGAGTCTCCCGAGGGACACTCTGCAGGGGGGGCTTCCGACAACGGCTTCCCCAGGGATGACGACGACTCGGAGGGCAGCTGTGACCAGAGCAGTGGACCGCGCGGGGGCCTGCCCTTCAACGTGGTAGTGGTGCACCCTAAACTCATGGCGCCCGGCATGTCCTCAGACGACCTCTTGTCCATGGAACAAA ACGGAGCTATGTCAGCTGCACTTGCAGCCAATGGCGCGGGCAAAAGAAAAAGTCGCTTCAGCGGCGCGGAACTTGAGGTGTTGGTCTCCGAGGTGACGCGGTGTGAAGGAGAGCTGTTCGGCCCGGCAGGGAGGCTCCGACGGCGCGAGAGGGAACGCATATGGGCAGGAATCCTCGAGAGGGTCAATGCCGTGTCTAGAGTCCCACGTACGCTTCGGGAGGTCAAAAAGCGCTGGGATGACCTGAAGAGACGCAACGGCGGCCGCCTGGCGGACGCCCGCCACCGTAGCTGGTCTCTGCCACCCGGCAGATCGTCGACGCTCGGACAGTCCTCCCAGTCCAGCCCCAGGCTTCAACATGGCAGGCAAAAGCAAAGCTCCAGACCAAAGCCCACTTTCACGTGCTTCCCCGAGTCGGACACTG GTTTTGGAGGGGAGGGGTCCGAAAAAGATGCTTTGGACAAGGATGACGAAAATCCAGAGCACGAGAGAGATATCGGGGATCCTGACTGTGAAGACGAAGAAAACAGCATGGAAGACAAACTAGGCCTCGGATTAGGTCTGGGCATCGGCGCGCCTCCAACCTCAGAACGATGGCTTCCTCCCTCCCCGCTGTACAGCGCCCCTTTCTTAAACGGCAGCCCGGAGCCCAGCAGTCCTCAGCCGTCGCTCGGAGCGCAACAGGGTCCTCTCGAAGCCCCGCCACGCGGCTCCTGGCTCGAAGACGAGCTGCGAGGGGTCGGAGAGGCGGCAATTCAGCTTGGAAATCGGGTGGACAAGAGTCTGCGGGAATTCGCCGACTGTTTCAGACAGGACATGAGAACGCTCGTCGCATCGCAAGAGGCCTTGGCGCTCAGTCTCCAGCAAAACAACGTCCTCCTGCAGAGGCTTTTGGCAGTGCTGGaggcgcagcagcagcagcaacgcGTGCCACAAACGAACCACTCGCAGACATCGCAGCAACAGCAACACATTGAACAACATTTACAGCAGCAGATTGAAGACCCACAGCACACAGTGCAAGAGCAACACAAACTACATCAGCTCCAGCTCACGCAGCATTCAAACTGCCCCTCCGCTGGAGCCACGCTTCCTTCGTCGTCGCCGCCTGACCTACAAACCACTTTTCCCTCGCATCCGCCCGCTGGCGTGAATGGGTGCGCGCAAAAGCCGCGACGAGGAAGAGCTCTCGATCACAGACGCAGGAGACGGCGCTGA